One genomic segment of Osmia bicornis bicornis chromosome 16, iOsmBic2.1, whole genome shotgun sequence includes these proteins:
- the LOC114876702 gene encoding beta-1,4-glucuronyltransferase 1: MSMFSILRRNWALRVSVVLNICVLLYVCAHFGSSGPWIEEPPTNWAAPLQSDTFGSVELVNGTQKGATSSALPATKDASGKAVHGVNSTSLARTRLPTTKSSLETVDNRGRNQTVNSSLPSARPTMSLKDAILCNEKSMNPRRAQRGDYWVLYNYVPMSMAVRCWESVTYTTHADYTFLDNLEPLLERWRAPISIAMHAPGTDFAATLDAIKYSRNCGSTLISQLVTFHVFFSSKHVPKLVPPSEKVASDTYNCSLGPPWVNVTFSKMYKNEKKLLYPVNVGRNIARESAATYYVCASDIELYPSPNLPAKFLEMIRKRDQPSLYKPNPKVFVLSIFEVDEKSQPPNNKTQLSQMLKAGTAIPFHKKLCSSCHNVPRSKEWQEAPETEGLHVFHVGKRTGSFVHWEPIFIGTNHEPLYDERLSWEGKSDKMPQGYALCVLDYDFLILDNAFLIHRPGIKIFKRDPHREMLTSKTNSLIKKIIVPELKILYGTRKGCAV, from the exons ATGAGCATGTTCAGCATACTGCGTAGAAATTGGGCACTTCGCGTGTCGGTGGTGCTCAACATCTGCGTGTTGCTCTACGTGTGCGCCCACTTCGGCTCCTCCGGGCCCTGGATCGAGGAACCGCCTACCAATTGGGCAGCGCCGTTACAGTCGGACACTTTCGGCTCAGTGGAACTCGTGAACGGTACCCAGAAGGGTGCCACATCCTCGGCGCTGCCTGCCACCAAGGATGCCTCTGGCAAGGCTGTCCATGGGGTCAATTCGACCAGCCTGGCCAGGACCAGGCTGCCGACCACCAAGTCGTCGCTCGAGACTGTCGATAATCGTGGCCGGAATCAAACG GTGAACAGCAGCCTGCCATCTGCTCGACCAACGATGAGCCTGAAGGATGCCATCCTCTGCAACGAGAAGTCCATGAATCCTAGGAGAGCCCAACGGGGCGACTACTGGGTCCTCTACAATTACGTACCGATGAGCATGGCGGTGAGGTGCTGGGAGAGCGTGACCTACACCACTCACGCGGACTACACGTTCCTGGACAATCTGGAACCGTTGTTAGAGCGATGGAGGGCGCCGATATCGATTGCGATGCACGCCCCTGGCACAGACTTCGCGGCGACGCTGGACGCGATCAAGTACTCGAGAAACTGTGGCAGCACCCTGATCTCCCAGTTGGTCACCTTCCACGTCTTTTTTAGCAGCAAACACGTGCCAAAATTG GTACCCCCAAGCGAGAAGGTCGCCTCTGACACGTACAACTGCTCGCTGGGACCGCCATGGGTGAACGTGACGTTCTCGAAGATGTACAAGAACGAGAAAAAGCTGCTTTACCCTGTGAACGTTGGCCGCAATATAGCCAGGGAGTCAGCCGCTACGTACTACGTGTGTGCCAGCGACATCGAACTTTATCCGAGCCCAAACTTGCCCGCTAAGTTCCTCGAGATGATCAGAAAGAGAGACCAACCGAGCCTCTACAAGCCCAATCCAAAAGTTTTTGTACTGTCCATCTTTGAAGTGGACGAGAAGAGCCAACCGCCGAATAACAAGACTCAGTTG TCCCAGATGCTGAAGGCTGGCACGGCTATCCCTTTCCACAAGAAGCTATGCTCCAGCTGCCATAACGTTCCTCGAAGCAAAGAATGGCAGGAAGCGCCTGAGACCGAGGGCCTCCACGTGTTCCATGTAGGAAAAAGGACTGGTAGCTTCGTTCACTGGGAGCCAATCTTCATAGGGACCAATCATGAGCCTCTGTACGACGAGAGGCTCAGCTGGGAGGGGAAAAGCGATAAAATGCCACAG GGTTACGCATTGTGCGTCCTCGACTACGACTTCCTTATCTTGGACAACGCGTTCCTGATCCATCGTCCGGGTATCAAGATCTTCAAGAGGGACCCGCACCGGGAGATGCTGACGTCCAAGACGAACTCTCTGATAAAGAAGATAATCGTTCCggaattgaaaattctttatGGAACACGGAAGGGTTGCGCGGTGTAG
- the LOC114876700 gene encoding uncharacterized protein LOC114876700 isoform X2, translating into MPLSIGVNLRVTGHCNQGGRKYMEDMFSVAFQSTPDDKDLEYAFFGIFDGHGGGEAATFAKEHLMNVIVKQKNFWSDRDEDVLRAIRDGYVNTHYAMWRELDKWPRTASGLPSTAGTTASIAFIRKGKIYIGHVGDSGIILGYQVDGDPQWRAKALTKDHKPESGPEMVRIRESGGKVVSKSGVPRVVWNRPRIGHKGPVRRSTHIDEIPFLAVARSLGDLWSYNSELDTFVVSPEPDVKVVAIDVESHRCLIFGTDGLWNMLTPQAAVAIVQAADRHNEKHLIASQQTCNGQADNVQLWINPSKSLVDRALERWSSKRLRADNTSVVTLMLDPPGPSRSEVILSQKECGLPHHTTPTLTATPVSENPEKLTPSPVVRSVPRPSPIITHNVDLKRPDFLPGTEDSREPRLDNSLLVNKVDENFDLTHESNDLMHANVENNPIESSIRVAETISNGIVDNLETSIAEFEKDSTEVIERPDSEQSEKLDKQEDAIDEATRENESSESKDRDDSNVKNVIHQSAFSSERNDIDSSTCVSSNEQNSEFITESNANENEIKSDVLNKPRHKQSTLFSAPRTEIRNGRRGHTLNAHSRNTIVDSGSLEGKTYVNSRFKLRSTKVSVTGNTVEESVRNSASKTRSSAVGNKRRHSAISQSVVNTSDESCVLQESSAKRRTRSEDRRNPVDENDPANQSTKDASSNLSWPTTESNITRSTTGATTIPVQDRLSLNTFQRNLGKKATPVKAIRRPSLKGLLKQLWAASRGAREWDQGKSNRSTSSCTERRINRTMSIIGSPDTVSQRWLRSDTIAAATPVKTLRSRNVEINGHTISAQLVHQYGMVKQSRLSLPSKLKQSSNNGFLQSSRVRSSSLSSGIKQNNNGTGNGACSTINPTSTGCNTSSGMAKRVKSPYNPSARSLSTRSRIKRLGK; encoded by the exons ATGCCGTTGAGTATTGGGGTTAACCTAAGAGTGACCGGGCACTGTAATCAGGGCGGTCGTAAGTACATGGAGGACATGTTCAGCGTGGCCTTTCAATCTACACCGGATGACAAAGATCTGGAGTACGCCTTCTTTGGGATATTCGACGGCCACGGTGGCGGCGAGGCAGCTACCTTTGCCAAGGAGCACCTTATGAACGTAATCGTGAAGCAGAAAAATTTTTGGAGTGATCGTGACGAAGACGTACTTCGAGCCATCAGAGACGGATACGTGAACACGCACTATGCGATGTGGCGGGAGCTTG ATAAGTGGCCAAGAACCGCATCCGGGCTACCATCTACGGCCGGAACCACCGCTAGCATAGCGTTCATTCGCAAAGGAAAGATTTATATAGGCCATGTTGGAGATTCCGGTATAATACTTGGGTACCAAGTGGACGGCGATCCACAGTGGCGGGCTAAGGCGTTAACCAAAGACCACAAGCCGGAAAGTGGGCCAGAAATGGTAAGAATACGTGAGTCTGGTGGTAAAGTAGTCAGTAAATCAGGAGTGCCAAGAGTTGTGTGGAACAGACCACGCATAGGACACAAGGGACCGGTTCGGAGATCAACTCATATAGATGAAATACCATTTCTTGCTGTCGCTAGATCTTTAG gTGATCTTTGGAGTTACAATTCCGAATTAGATACCTTTGTTGTATCTCCAGAACCGGATGTTAAAGTAGTTGCAATTGATGTTGAATCACATCGTTGTCTTATTTTTGGAACAGATGGTTTATGGAACATGTTGACGCCGCAAGCTGCAGTTGCTATTGTTCAAGCTGCCGACAGGCACAATGAGAAACACCTGATTGCCTCTCAGCAAACGTGTAACGGG CAAGCTGATAACGTTCAACTATGGATAAACCCCTCGAAGAGCCTAGTAGACAGAGCATTAGAAAGGTGGTCCTCGAAAAGGCTGCGTGCCGATAATACAAGTGTAGTTACATTAATGCTGGACCCACCTGGTCCATCTCGTAGCGAG GTTATATTGAGCCAGAAAGAATGTGGCTTACCGCATCATACTACACCCACGCTTACAGCTACACCAGTTTCTGAAAACCCAGAAAAACTAACTCCCAGTCCAGTTGTTCGAAGCGTACCAAGACCTTCTCCAATAATAACTCACAATGTTGATCTCAAGAGACCAGACTTTTTGCCTGGAACCGAAGACAGCAGAGAGCCAAGATTAGACAATTCGTTGTTGGTAAACAAAgttgatgaaaattttgatttaacTCACGAATCGAATGATTTAATGCACGCAAATGTAGAGAACAACCCTATAGAAAGTAGTATTCGGGTCGCAGAGACCATTTCTAACGGAATAGTCGACAACTTAGAAACAAGTATCGCTGAATTCGAAAAAGACTCGACAGAGGTAATTGAAAGGCCTGATAGCGAACAGTCAGAGAAGCTAGATAAACAGGAGGATGCGATTGACGAGGCAACTCGTGAAAACGAATCTTCCGAATCAAAAGACAGAGACGACTCGAACGTTAAAAATGTGATACACCAAAGTGCATTTTCTAGTGAACGTAATGACATTGACTCTTCTACTTGTGTTAGTAGTAACGAACAGAACAGTGAATTTATCACGGAAAGTAACGCTAATGAGAATGAGATAAAAAGTGACGTTTTAAACAAACCACGTCATAAACAGTCCACGTTATTTTCTGCCCCGAGAACGGAAATCAGGAACGGACGAAGGGGGCACACCTTGAACGCTCATTCGCGTAATACTATTGTAGATTCAGGTTCGTTAGAGGGGAAAACTTATGTTAATTCGAGATTTAAATTGCGCAGTACAAAGGTATCGGTGACAGGGAATACAGTGGAGGAAAGTGTAAGGAACTCGGCTAGCAAGACGAGGAGTAGTGCTGTTGGTAATAAAAGAAGACATAGTGCAATATCACAGAGTGTAGTTAACACGTCTGACGAGTCGTGTGTTCTACAAGAATCATCGGCGAAGAGGAGAACGCGTTCAGAAGATCGTAGGAACCCAGTCGACGAGAACGATCCGGCTAATCAGTCTACGAAGGATGCGAGCAGTAATTTAAGTTGGCCTACAACCGAATCGAATATCACTCGTTCGACGACCGGTGCTACAACTATACCTGTACAAGATAGGCTATCTTTGAACACTTTCCAAAGAAATTTAGGAAAGAAAGCCACACCGGTGAAGGCGATCAGAAGACCCTCGCTGAAAGGTCTGTTGAAGCAACTATGGGCTGCTAGTCGTGGGGCGAGAGAGTGGGATCAAGGGAAAAGTAATAGATCAACGAGTAGTTGTACCGAGCGAAGGATAAACCGAACTATGTCTATTATAGGCTCGCCAGACACCGTTTCGCAACGTTGGCTTAG GTCGGACACCATTGCTGCTGCGACACCTGTAAAAACATTGAGATCACGTAACGTCGAGATAAACGGTCACACGATATCCGCACAATTAGTCCATCAGTACGGAATGGTAAAGCAAAGTCGACTTTCTTTGCCGAGTAAATTGAAACAGTCTAGTAATAATGGTTTTCTCCAGTCGAGTAGAGTAAGGTCCTCCTCGTTGTCGTCCggtataaaacaaaataataatggtACCGGTAACGGGGCTTGCTCGACGATTAATCCTACGAGCACAGGATGCAACACTAGTTCTGGAATGGCTAAGAGAGTAAAGTCACCTTATAATCCAAGCGCTAGATCATTAAGCACGCGATCACGAATTAAGCGTCTTGGAAAATGA
- the LOC114876700 gene encoding uncharacterized protein LOC114876700 isoform X3 has protein sequence MPLSIGVNLRVTGHCNQGGRKYMEDMFSVAFQSTPDDKDLEYAFFGIFDGHGGGEAATFAKEHLMNVIVKQKNFWSDRDEDVLRAIRDGYVNTHYAMWRELDKWPRTASGLPSTAGTTASIAFIRKGKIYIGHVGDSGIILGYQVDGDPQWRAKALTKDHKPESGPEMVRIRESGGKVVSKSGVPRVVWNRPRIGHKGPVRRSTHIDEIPFLAVARSLGDLWSYNSELDTFVVSPEPDVKVVAIDVESHRCLIFGTDGLWNMLTPQAAVAIVQAADRHNEKHLIASQQTCNGQQADNVQLWINPSKSLVDRALERWSSKRLRADNTSVVTLMLDPPGPSRSEVILSQKECGLPHHTTPTLTATPVSENPEKLTPSPVVRSVPRPSPIITHNVDLKRPDFLPGTEDSREPRLDNSLLVNKVDENFDLTHESNDLMHANVENNPIESSIRVAETISNGIVDNLETSIAEFEKDSTEVIERPDSEQSEKLDKQEDAIDEATRENESSESKDRDDSNVKNVIHQSAFSSERNDIDSSTCVSSNEQNSEFITESNANENEIKSDVLNKPRHKQSTLFSAPRTEIRNGRRGHTLNAHSRNTIVDSGSLEGKTYVNSRFKLRSTKVSVTGNTVEESVRNSASKTRSSAVGNKRRHSAISQSVVNTSDESCVLQESSAKRRTRSEDRRNPVDENDPANQSTKDASSNLSWPTTESNITRSTTGATTIPVQDRLSLNTFQRNLGKKATPVKAIRRPSLKGLLKQLWAASRGAREWDQGKSNRSTSSCTERRINRTMSIIGSPDTVSQRWLRSDTIAAATPVKTLRSRNVEINGHTISAQLVHQYGMSSRVRSSSLSSGIKQNNNGTGNGACSTINPTSTGCNTSSGMAKRVKSPYNPSARSLSTRSRIKRLGK, from the exons ATGCCGTTGAGTATTGGGGTTAACCTAAGAGTGACCGGGCACTGTAATCAGGGCGGTCGTAAGTACATGGAGGACATGTTCAGCGTGGCCTTTCAATCTACACCGGATGACAAAGATCTGGAGTACGCCTTCTTTGGGATATTCGACGGCCACGGTGGCGGCGAGGCAGCTACCTTTGCCAAGGAGCACCTTATGAACGTAATCGTGAAGCAGAAAAATTTTTGGAGTGATCGTGACGAAGACGTACTTCGAGCCATCAGAGACGGATACGTGAACACGCACTATGCGATGTGGCGGGAGCTTG ATAAGTGGCCAAGAACCGCATCCGGGCTACCATCTACGGCCGGAACCACCGCTAGCATAGCGTTCATTCGCAAAGGAAAGATTTATATAGGCCATGTTGGAGATTCCGGTATAATACTTGGGTACCAAGTGGACGGCGATCCACAGTGGCGGGCTAAGGCGTTAACCAAAGACCACAAGCCGGAAAGTGGGCCAGAAATGGTAAGAATACGTGAGTCTGGTGGTAAAGTAGTCAGTAAATCAGGAGTGCCAAGAGTTGTGTGGAACAGACCACGCATAGGACACAAGGGACCGGTTCGGAGATCAACTCATATAGATGAAATACCATTTCTTGCTGTCGCTAGATCTTTAG gTGATCTTTGGAGTTACAATTCCGAATTAGATACCTTTGTTGTATCTCCAGAACCGGATGTTAAAGTAGTTGCAATTGATGTTGAATCACATCGTTGTCTTATTTTTGGAACAGATGGTTTATGGAACATGTTGACGCCGCAAGCTGCAGTTGCTATTGTTCAAGCTGCCGACAGGCACAATGAGAAACACCTGATTGCCTCTCAGCAAACGTGTAACGGG CAGCAAGCTGATAACGTTCAACTATGGATAAACCCCTCGAAGAGCCTAGTAGACAGAGCATTAGAAAGGTGGTCCTCGAAAAGGCTGCGTGCCGATAATACAAGTGTAGTTACATTAATGCTGGACCCACCTGGTCCATCTCGTAGCGAG GTTATATTGAGCCAGAAAGAATGTGGCTTACCGCATCATACTACACCCACGCTTACAGCTACACCAGTTTCTGAAAACCCAGAAAAACTAACTCCCAGTCCAGTTGTTCGAAGCGTACCAAGACCTTCTCCAATAATAACTCACAATGTTGATCTCAAGAGACCAGACTTTTTGCCTGGAACCGAAGACAGCAGAGAGCCAAGATTAGACAATTCGTTGTTGGTAAACAAAgttgatgaaaattttgatttaacTCACGAATCGAATGATTTAATGCACGCAAATGTAGAGAACAACCCTATAGAAAGTAGTATTCGGGTCGCAGAGACCATTTCTAACGGAATAGTCGACAACTTAGAAACAAGTATCGCTGAATTCGAAAAAGACTCGACAGAGGTAATTGAAAGGCCTGATAGCGAACAGTCAGAGAAGCTAGATAAACAGGAGGATGCGATTGACGAGGCAACTCGTGAAAACGAATCTTCCGAATCAAAAGACAGAGACGACTCGAACGTTAAAAATGTGATACACCAAAGTGCATTTTCTAGTGAACGTAATGACATTGACTCTTCTACTTGTGTTAGTAGTAACGAACAGAACAGTGAATTTATCACGGAAAGTAACGCTAATGAGAATGAGATAAAAAGTGACGTTTTAAACAAACCACGTCATAAACAGTCCACGTTATTTTCTGCCCCGAGAACGGAAATCAGGAACGGACGAAGGGGGCACACCTTGAACGCTCATTCGCGTAATACTATTGTAGATTCAGGTTCGTTAGAGGGGAAAACTTATGTTAATTCGAGATTTAAATTGCGCAGTACAAAGGTATCGGTGACAGGGAATACAGTGGAGGAAAGTGTAAGGAACTCGGCTAGCAAGACGAGGAGTAGTGCTGTTGGTAATAAAAGAAGACATAGTGCAATATCACAGAGTGTAGTTAACACGTCTGACGAGTCGTGTGTTCTACAAGAATCATCGGCGAAGAGGAGAACGCGTTCAGAAGATCGTAGGAACCCAGTCGACGAGAACGATCCGGCTAATCAGTCTACGAAGGATGCGAGCAGTAATTTAAGTTGGCCTACAACCGAATCGAATATCACTCGTTCGACGACCGGTGCTACAACTATACCTGTACAAGATAGGCTATCTTTGAACACTTTCCAAAGAAATTTAGGAAAGAAAGCCACACCGGTGAAGGCGATCAGAAGACCCTCGCTGAAAGGTCTGTTGAAGCAACTATGGGCTGCTAGTCGTGGGGCGAGAGAGTGGGATCAAGGGAAAAGTAATAGATCAACGAGTAGTTGTACCGAGCGAAGGATAAACCGAACTATGTCTATTATAGGCTCGCCAGACACCGTTTCGCAACGTTGGCTTAG GTCGGACACCATTGCTGCTGCGACACCTGTAAAAACATTGAGATCACGTAACGTCGAGATAAACGGTCACACGATATCCGCACAATTAGTCCATCAGTACGGAATG TCGAGTAGAGTAAGGTCCTCCTCGTTGTCGTCCggtataaaacaaaataataatggtACCGGTAACGGGGCTTGCTCGACGATTAATCCTACGAGCACAGGATGCAACACTAGTTCTGGAATGGCTAAGAGAGTAAAGTCACCTTATAATCCAAGCGCTAGATCATTAAGCACGCGATCACGAATTAAGCGTCTTGGAAAATGA
- the LOC114876700 gene encoding uncharacterized protein LOC114876700 isoform X1, giving the protein MPLSIGVNLRVTGHCNQGGRKYMEDMFSVAFQSTPDDKDLEYAFFGIFDGHGGGEAATFAKEHLMNVIVKQKNFWSDRDEDVLRAIRDGYVNTHYAMWRELDKWPRTASGLPSTAGTTASIAFIRKGKIYIGHVGDSGIILGYQVDGDPQWRAKALTKDHKPESGPEMVRIRESGGKVVSKSGVPRVVWNRPRIGHKGPVRRSTHIDEIPFLAVARSLGDLWSYNSELDTFVVSPEPDVKVVAIDVESHRCLIFGTDGLWNMLTPQAAVAIVQAADRHNEKHLIASQQTCNGQQADNVQLWINPSKSLVDRALERWSSKRLRADNTSVVTLMLDPPGPSRSEVILSQKECGLPHHTTPTLTATPVSENPEKLTPSPVVRSVPRPSPIITHNVDLKRPDFLPGTEDSREPRLDNSLLVNKVDENFDLTHESNDLMHANVENNPIESSIRVAETISNGIVDNLETSIAEFEKDSTEVIERPDSEQSEKLDKQEDAIDEATRENESSESKDRDDSNVKNVIHQSAFSSERNDIDSSTCVSSNEQNSEFITESNANENEIKSDVLNKPRHKQSTLFSAPRTEIRNGRRGHTLNAHSRNTIVDSGSLEGKTYVNSRFKLRSTKVSVTGNTVEESVRNSASKTRSSAVGNKRRHSAISQSVVNTSDESCVLQESSAKRRTRSEDRRNPVDENDPANQSTKDASSNLSWPTTESNITRSTTGATTIPVQDRLSLNTFQRNLGKKATPVKAIRRPSLKGLLKQLWAASRGAREWDQGKSNRSTSSCTERRINRTMSIIGSPDTVSQRWLRSDTIAAATPVKTLRSRNVEINGHTISAQLVHQYGMVKQSRLSLPSKLKQSSNNGFLQSSRVRSSSLSSGIKQNNNGTGNGACSTINPTSTGCNTSSGMAKRVKSPYNPSARSLSTRSRIKRLGK; this is encoded by the exons ATGCCGTTGAGTATTGGGGTTAACCTAAGAGTGACCGGGCACTGTAATCAGGGCGGTCGTAAGTACATGGAGGACATGTTCAGCGTGGCCTTTCAATCTACACCGGATGACAAAGATCTGGAGTACGCCTTCTTTGGGATATTCGACGGCCACGGTGGCGGCGAGGCAGCTACCTTTGCCAAGGAGCACCTTATGAACGTAATCGTGAAGCAGAAAAATTTTTGGAGTGATCGTGACGAAGACGTACTTCGAGCCATCAGAGACGGATACGTGAACACGCACTATGCGATGTGGCGGGAGCTTG ATAAGTGGCCAAGAACCGCATCCGGGCTACCATCTACGGCCGGAACCACCGCTAGCATAGCGTTCATTCGCAAAGGAAAGATTTATATAGGCCATGTTGGAGATTCCGGTATAATACTTGGGTACCAAGTGGACGGCGATCCACAGTGGCGGGCTAAGGCGTTAACCAAAGACCACAAGCCGGAAAGTGGGCCAGAAATGGTAAGAATACGTGAGTCTGGTGGTAAAGTAGTCAGTAAATCAGGAGTGCCAAGAGTTGTGTGGAACAGACCACGCATAGGACACAAGGGACCGGTTCGGAGATCAACTCATATAGATGAAATACCATTTCTTGCTGTCGCTAGATCTTTAG gTGATCTTTGGAGTTACAATTCCGAATTAGATACCTTTGTTGTATCTCCAGAACCGGATGTTAAAGTAGTTGCAATTGATGTTGAATCACATCGTTGTCTTATTTTTGGAACAGATGGTTTATGGAACATGTTGACGCCGCAAGCTGCAGTTGCTATTGTTCAAGCTGCCGACAGGCACAATGAGAAACACCTGATTGCCTCTCAGCAAACGTGTAACGGG CAGCAAGCTGATAACGTTCAACTATGGATAAACCCCTCGAAGAGCCTAGTAGACAGAGCATTAGAAAGGTGGTCCTCGAAAAGGCTGCGTGCCGATAATACAAGTGTAGTTACATTAATGCTGGACCCACCTGGTCCATCTCGTAGCGAG GTTATATTGAGCCAGAAAGAATGTGGCTTACCGCATCATACTACACCCACGCTTACAGCTACACCAGTTTCTGAAAACCCAGAAAAACTAACTCCCAGTCCAGTTGTTCGAAGCGTACCAAGACCTTCTCCAATAATAACTCACAATGTTGATCTCAAGAGACCAGACTTTTTGCCTGGAACCGAAGACAGCAGAGAGCCAAGATTAGACAATTCGTTGTTGGTAAACAAAgttgatgaaaattttgatttaacTCACGAATCGAATGATTTAATGCACGCAAATGTAGAGAACAACCCTATAGAAAGTAGTATTCGGGTCGCAGAGACCATTTCTAACGGAATAGTCGACAACTTAGAAACAAGTATCGCTGAATTCGAAAAAGACTCGACAGAGGTAATTGAAAGGCCTGATAGCGAACAGTCAGAGAAGCTAGATAAACAGGAGGATGCGATTGACGAGGCAACTCGTGAAAACGAATCTTCCGAATCAAAAGACAGAGACGACTCGAACGTTAAAAATGTGATACACCAAAGTGCATTTTCTAGTGAACGTAATGACATTGACTCTTCTACTTGTGTTAGTAGTAACGAACAGAACAGTGAATTTATCACGGAAAGTAACGCTAATGAGAATGAGATAAAAAGTGACGTTTTAAACAAACCACGTCATAAACAGTCCACGTTATTTTCTGCCCCGAGAACGGAAATCAGGAACGGACGAAGGGGGCACACCTTGAACGCTCATTCGCGTAATACTATTGTAGATTCAGGTTCGTTAGAGGGGAAAACTTATGTTAATTCGAGATTTAAATTGCGCAGTACAAAGGTATCGGTGACAGGGAATACAGTGGAGGAAAGTGTAAGGAACTCGGCTAGCAAGACGAGGAGTAGTGCTGTTGGTAATAAAAGAAGACATAGTGCAATATCACAGAGTGTAGTTAACACGTCTGACGAGTCGTGTGTTCTACAAGAATCATCGGCGAAGAGGAGAACGCGTTCAGAAGATCGTAGGAACCCAGTCGACGAGAACGATCCGGCTAATCAGTCTACGAAGGATGCGAGCAGTAATTTAAGTTGGCCTACAACCGAATCGAATATCACTCGTTCGACGACCGGTGCTACAACTATACCTGTACAAGATAGGCTATCTTTGAACACTTTCCAAAGAAATTTAGGAAAGAAAGCCACACCGGTGAAGGCGATCAGAAGACCCTCGCTGAAAGGTCTGTTGAAGCAACTATGGGCTGCTAGTCGTGGGGCGAGAGAGTGGGATCAAGGGAAAAGTAATAGATCAACGAGTAGTTGTACCGAGCGAAGGATAAACCGAACTATGTCTATTATAGGCTCGCCAGACACCGTTTCGCAACGTTGGCTTAG GTCGGACACCATTGCTGCTGCGACACCTGTAAAAACATTGAGATCACGTAACGTCGAGATAAACGGTCACACGATATCCGCACAATTAGTCCATCAGTACGGAATGGTAAAGCAAAGTCGACTTTCTTTGCCGAGTAAATTGAAACAGTCTAGTAATAATGGTTTTCTCCAGTCGAGTAGAGTAAGGTCCTCCTCGTTGTCGTCCggtataaaacaaaataataatggtACCGGTAACGGGGCTTGCTCGACGATTAATCCTACGAGCACAGGATGCAACACTAGTTCTGGAATGGCTAAGAGAGTAAAGTCACCTTATAATCCAAGCGCTAGATCATTAAGCACGCGATCACGAATTAAGCGTCTTGGAAAATGA